A single region of the Polyodon spathula isolate WHYD16114869_AA chromosome 12, ASM1765450v1, whole genome shotgun sequence genome encodes:
- the LOC121324206 gene encoding serine/threonine-protein phosphatase 4 regulatory subunit 3A-like isoform X2 yields MTDTRRRVKVYTLNEDRQWDDRGTGHVSSGYVERLKGMSLLVRAESDGSLLLESKISPNTAYQKQQDTLIVWSEAENYDLALSFQEKAGCDEIWEKICQVQGKDPSVDITQDLVDESEEERFDDMSSPGLELPPCELNRLEEVAELVASSLPSPLRREKLALALENEGYIKKLFELFHVCEDLENLEGLHHLYEIIKGIFLLNRTALFEVMFSEDCIMDVIGCLEHDPSLPQPRKHREFLTKTAKFKEVIPISDPELKQKIHQTYRVQYIQDMVLPTPSVFEENMLSTLHSFIFFNKVEIVGMLQDDEKFLTDLFAQLTDEATDDDKRHELVNFLKEFCAFSQTLQPQNRDAFFKTLSNMGILPALEVILGMDDVHVRSAATDIFSYLVEYNPSMVREFVMQEAQQNDDDILLINLIIEHMICDTDPELGGAVQLMGLLRTLVDPENMLATANKTEKTEFLSFFYKHCMHVLTAPLLANTTEEKPSKDDFQTSQLLALILELLTFCVEHHTYHIKNYIINKDILRRVLVLMASKHAFLALCALRFMRKIIGLKDEFYNRYIMRNFLFEPVVKAFLNNGSRYNLMNSAIIEMFEYVRVEDVKSLTAHVIENYWKALEDVEYVQTFKGLKLRYEQQRERQDNPKLDSMRSILRNHRYRRDARTLEDEEEMWFNTDEDDLEDGEAVVPPSDKMKSDEDLMDPISKFMERKKLKETEEKEVLQKANLTGRQSPNFKLSFSSGTKTNLNSQSSASNHPGSPGSPGSPGSPGSVAKSTPQSAAMTTKVLYQCEEQVAKSTDKEKNSVKMEHDVKIDVPLDRTTSSVMREQSRKGGLVGLVDYPDDDDDDEEEEDDVDNKEESPPLSKKSRLAS; encoded by the exons ATGACAGACACTCGGCGGCGGGTGAAGGTGTACACCCTGAACGAGGATCGGCAATGGGACGACCGGGGTACCGGTCACGTTTCCTCTGGTTATGTGGAAAGACTAAAAGGCATGTCCTTGCTGGTACGGGCCGAGAGTGATG gCTCTCTTTTGCTGGAGTCGAAAATCAGCCCAAATACTGCATACCAGAAACAGCAG GATACATTAATAGTTTGGTCTGAAGCAGAAAACTATGACTTGGCACTTAGTTTTCAGGAGAAAGCAGGTTGTGATGAGATATGGGAAAAGATATGTCAG GTTCAGGGCAAAGATCCATCGGTGGATATCACCCAGGATCTAGTGGATGAGTCCGAGGAGGAGCGTTTTGATGACATGTCCTCTCCTGGACTTGAGTTGCCGCCTTGTGAACTGAACCGGCTGGAAGAAGTGGCTGAACTGGTGGCCTCCTCCTTGCCTTCCCCGCTGAGACGTGAGAAGCTAGCACTGGCTCTGGAAAATGAGGGCTACATAAAAAAACTCTTTGAACTATTTCATGTATGTGAGGACTTGGAAAACCTGGAAGGACTACACCACTTGTATGAAATCATAAAGGGAATTTTTCTCTTGAACCGAACTGCACTTTTTGAGGTCATGTTTTCAGAGGATTGTATAATGGATGTAATAGGGTGTTTAGAACACGACCCTTCTTTACCTCAGCCGCGGAAACACAGGGAGTTCCTGACAAAGACGGCCAAGTTTAAAGAAGTGATCCCAATCTCTGACCCTGAACTGAAGCAGAAAATTCACCAGACGTACAGAGTACAATACATTCAGGATATGGTCCTTCCCACCCCTTCAGTCTTTGAAGAAAATATGCTTTCAACTCTTCACTCATTCATCTTTTTTAATAAAGTGGAAATTGTCGGAATGCTGCAg GATGATGAGAAGTTCCTGACAGACCTTTTTGCACAGCTAACTGACGAAGCAACAGATGATGATAAAAGGCACGAATTG GTAAATTTTCTTAAGGAATTTTGTGCATTTTCTCAAACGTTACAACCTCAAAACAGAGACGCCTTCTTTAAAACATTGTCAAATATGGGCATATTACCAGCATTAGAAGTCATCCTG GGAATGGATGATGTTCATGTGCGTAGTGCTGCCACTGATATTTTCTCCTATTTGGTTGAGTACAACCCATCCATGGTACGGGAATTCGTAATGCAGGAGGCTCAGCAGAATGATGAT gatatTCTCCTTATTAATCTGATCATTGAACACATGATCTGCGACACGGATCCAGAGCTTGGGGGTGCAGTGCAGCTCATGGGCCTGCTTCGTACTTTAGTTGATCCAGAAAACATGTTGGCCACAGCCAAT aaaacagaaaagacagagtTTTTAAGTTTCTTCTATAAACACTGTATGCATGTTCTCACTGCCCCCTTGCTGGCAAACACAACAGAGGAGAAGCCCAGCAAAG ATGACTTCCAGACATCCCAGCTCTTGGCCTTAATACTGGAATTGCTCACTTTCTGTGTGGAGCATCACACCTACCATATCAAGAACTACATTATTAACAAAGATATCCTCAGAAGGGTGCTTGTGCTTATGGCCTCAAAGCATGCCTTCTTGGCTCTGT GTGCACTTCGATTCATGAGAAAAATTATTGGGTTAAAAGATGAATTCTACAATCGCTATATAATGAGGAACTTTTTGTTTGAACCTGTTGTGAAAGCTTTTCTAAACAATGGATCTCGGTACAACTTAATGAACTCTGCCATTATTGAAATGTTTGAATATGTAAGAGTG GAAGACGTGAAGTCCCTGACTGCTCATGTAATAGAAAATTACTGGAAAGCTCTTGAAGATGTAGAGTATGTACAAACATTTAAAGGACTGAAACTGCGTTATGAGCAGCAAAGGGAAAGGCAAGATAACCCCAAACTTGACAG catgCGTTCGATACTGAGGAACCACAGATACCGTCGAGATGCCCGCACGCTGGAAGATGAGGAGGAGATGTGGTTCAACACAGATGAAGATGACCTAGAAGATGGAGAGGCAGTCGTCCCTCCATCAGACAAAATGAAAAGTGACGAAGACCTCATGGATCCCATTAGCAAATTCATGGAAAGGAAAAAAT TGAAAGAAACAGAGGAAAAGGAAGTTCTCCAGAAAGCTAATCTAACAGGTCGGCAAAGTCCGAACTTCAAACTTTCCTTCTCCAGTGGAACCAAGACAAATCTCAACAGCCAATCATCAGCCAGTAATCACCCAGGGTCTCCTGGGTCACCAGGATCTCCAGGATCACCGGGGTCTGTAGCTAAAAGCACACCGCAATCGGCAGCTATGACTACCAAG GTGCTGTATCAGTGTGAAGAGCAGGTTGCAAAATctacagataaagaaaaaaatagcgtGAAAATGGAACATGATGTAAAAATTGATGTTCCGCTCGATAGGACTACTTCAAGTGTTATGCGTGAACAAAGCAGGAAA GGAGGTCTTGTGGGGCTTGTGGATTaccctgatgatgatgatgatgatgaagaggaggaaG
- the LOC121324206 gene encoding serine/threonine-protein phosphatase 4 regulatory subunit 3A-like isoform X4, translating to MTDTRRRVKVYTLNEDRQWDDRGTGHVSSGYVERLKGMSLLVRAESDGSLLLESKISPNTAYQKQQDTLIVWSEAENYDLALSFQEKAGCDEIWEKICQVQGKDPSVDITQDLVDESEEERFDDMSSPGLELPPCELNRLEEVAELVASSLPSPLRREKLALALENEGYIKKLFELFHVCEDLENLEGLHHLYEIIKGIFLLNRTALFEVMFSEDCIMDVIGCLEHDPSLPQPRKHREFLTKTAKFKEVIPISDPELKQKIHQTYRVQYIQDMVLPTPSVFEENMLSTLHSFIFFNKVEIVGMLQDDEKFLTDLFAQLTDEATDDDKRHELVNFLKEFCAFSQTLQPQNRDAFFKTLSNMGILPALEVILGMDDVHVRSAATDIFSYLVEYNPSMVREFVMQEAQQNDDDILLINLIIEHMICDTDPELGGAVQLMGLLRTLVDPENMLATANKTEKTEFLSFFYKHCMHVLTAPLLANTTEEKPSKDDFQTSQLLALILELLTFCVEHHTYHIKNYIINKDILRRVLVLMASKHAFLALCALRFMRKIIGLKDEFYNRYIMRNFLFEPVVKAFLNNGSRYNLMNSAIIEMFEYVRVEDVKSLTAHVIENYWKALEDVEYVQTFKGLKLRYEQQRERQDNPKLDSMRSILRNHRYRRDARTLEDEEEMWFNTDEDDLEDGEAVVPPSDKMKSDEDLMDPISKFMERKKLKETEEKEVLQKANLTGRQSPNFKLSFSSGTKTNLNSQSSASNHPGSPGSPGSPGSPGSVAKSTPQSAAMTTKGGLVGLVDYPDDDDDDEEEEDDVDNKEESPPLSKKSRLAS from the exons ATGACAGACACTCGGCGGCGGGTGAAGGTGTACACCCTGAACGAGGATCGGCAATGGGACGACCGGGGTACCGGTCACGTTTCCTCTGGTTATGTGGAAAGACTAAAAGGCATGTCCTTGCTGGTACGGGCCGAGAGTGATG gCTCTCTTTTGCTGGAGTCGAAAATCAGCCCAAATACTGCATACCAGAAACAGCAG GATACATTAATAGTTTGGTCTGAAGCAGAAAACTATGACTTGGCACTTAGTTTTCAGGAGAAAGCAGGTTGTGATGAGATATGGGAAAAGATATGTCAG GTTCAGGGCAAAGATCCATCGGTGGATATCACCCAGGATCTAGTGGATGAGTCCGAGGAGGAGCGTTTTGATGACATGTCCTCTCCTGGACTTGAGTTGCCGCCTTGTGAACTGAACCGGCTGGAAGAAGTGGCTGAACTGGTGGCCTCCTCCTTGCCTTCCCCGCTGAGACGTGAGAAGCTAGCACTGGCTCTGGAAAATGAGGGCTACATAAAAAAACTCTTTGAACTATTTCATGTATGTGAGGACTTGGAAAACCTGGAAGGACTACACCACTTGTATGAAATCATAAAGGGAATTTTTCTCTTGAACCGAACTGCACTTTTTGAGGTCATGTTTTCAGAGGATTGTATAATGGATGTAATAGGGTGTTTAGAACACGACCCTTCTTTACCTCAGCCGCGGAAACACAGGGAGTTCCTGACAAAGACGGCCAAGTTTAAAGAAGTGATCCCAATCTCTGACCCTGAACTGAAGCAGAAAATTCACCAGACGTACAGAGTACAATACATTCAGGATATGGTCCTTCCCACCCCTTCAGTCTTTGAAGAAAATATGCTTTCAACTCTTCACTCATTCATCTTTTTTAATAAAGTGGAAATTGTCGGAATGCTGCAg GATGATGAGAAGTTCCTGACAGACCTTTTTGCACAGCTAACTGACGAAGCAACAGATGATGATAAAAGGCACGAATTG GTAAATTTTCTTAAGGAATTTTGTGCATTTTCTCAAACGTTACAACCTCAAAACAGAGACGCCTTCTTTAAAACATTGTCAAATATGGGCATATTACCAGCATTAGAAGTCATCCTG GGAATGGATGATGTTCATGTGCGTAGTGCTGCCACTGATATTTTCTCCTATTTGGTTGAGTACAACCCATCCATGGTACGGGAATTCGTAATGCAGGAGGCTCAGCAGAATGATGAT gatatTCTCCTTATTAATCTGATCATTGAACACATGATCTGCGACACGGATCCAGAGCTTGGGGGTGCAGTGCAGCTCATGGGCCTGCTTCGTACTTTAGTTGATCCAGAAAACATGTTGGCCACAGCCAAT aaaacagaaaagacagagtTTTTAAGTTTCTTCTATAAACACTGTATGCATGTTCTCACTGCCCCCTTGCTGGCAAACACAACAGAGGAGAAGCCCAGCAAAG ATGACTTCCAGACATCCCAGCTCTTGGCCTTAATACTGGAATTGCTCACTTTCTGTGTGGAGCATCACACCTACCATATCAAGAACTACATTATTAACAAAGATATCCTCAGAAGGGTGCTTGTGCTTATGGCCTCAAAGCATGCCTTCTTGGCTCTGT GTGCACTTCGATTCATGAGAAAAATTATTGGGTTAAAAGATGAATTCTACAATCGCTATATAATGAGGAACTTTTTGTTTGAACCTGTTGTGAAAGCTTTTCTAAACAATGGATCTCGGTACAACTTAATGAACTCTGCCATTATTGAAATGTTTGAATATGTAAGAGTG GAAGACGTGAAGTCCCTGACTGCTCATGTAATAGAAAATTACTGGAAAGCTCTTGAAGATGTAGAGTATGTACAAACATTTAAAGGACTGAAACTGCGTTATGAGCAGCAAAGGGAAAGGCAAGATAACCCCAAACTTGACAG catgCGTTCGATACTGAGGAACCACAGATACCGTCGAGATGCCCGCACGCTGGAAGATGAGGAGGAGATGTGGTTCAACACAGATGAAGATGACCTAGAAGATGGAGAGGCAGTCGTCCCTCCATCAGACAAAATGAAAAGTGACGAAGACCTCATGGATCCCATTAGCAAATTCATGGAAAGGAAAAAAT TGAAAGAAACAGAGGAAAAGGAAGTTCTCCAGAAAGCTAATCTAACAGGTCGGCAAAGTCCGAACTTCAAACTTTCCTTCTCCAGTGGAACCAAGACAAATCTCAACAGCCAATCATCAGCCAGTAATCACCCAGGGTCTCCTGGGTCACCAGGATCTCCAGGATCACCGGGGTCTGTAGCTAAAAGCACACCGCAATCGGCAGCTATGACTACCAAG GGAGGTCTTGTGGGGCTTGTGGATTaccctgatgatgatgatgatgatgaagaggaggaaG
- the LOC121324206 gene encoding serine/threonine-protein phosphatase 4 regulatory subunit 3A-like isoform X1, producing the protein MTDTRRRVKVYTLNEDRQWDDRGTGHVSSGYVERLKGMSLLVRAESDGSLLLESKISPNTAYQKQQDTLIVWSEAENYDLALSFQEKAGCDEIWEKICQVQGKDPSVDITQDLVDESEEERFDDMSSPGLELPPCELNRLEEVAELVASSLPSPLRREKLALALENEGYIKKLFELFHVCEDLENLEGLHHLYEIIKGIFLLNRTALFEVMFSEDCIMDVIGCLEHDPSLPQPRKHREFLTKTAKFKEVIPISDPELKQKIHQTYRVQYIQDMVLPTPSVFEENMLSTLHSFIFFNKVEIVGMLQDDEKFLTDLFAQLTDEATDDDKRHELVNFLKEFCAFSQTLQPQNRDAFFKTLSNMGILPALEVILGMDDVHVRSAATDIFSYLVEYNPSMVREFVMQEAQQNDDDILLINLIIEHMICDTDPELGGAVQLMGLLRTLVDPENMLATANKTEKTEFLSFFYKHCMHVLTAPLLANTTEEKPSKGEATTHHDDFQTSQLLALILELLTFCVEHHTYHIKNYIINKDILRRVLVLMASKHAFLALCALRFMRKIIGLKDEFYNRYIMRNFLFEPVVKAFLNNGSRYNLMNSAIIEMFEYVRVEDVKSLTAHVIENYWKALEDVEYVQTFKGLKLRYEQQRERQDNPKLDSMRSILRNHRYRRDARTLEDEEEMWFNTDEDDLEDGEAVVPPSDKMKSDEDLMDPISKFMERKKLKETEEKEVLQKANLTGRQSPNFKLSFSSGTKTNLNSQSSASNHPGSPGSPGSPGSPGSVAKSTPQSAAMTTKVLYQCEEQVAKSTDKEKNSVKMEHDVKIDVPLDRTTSSVMREQSRKGGLVGLVDYPDDDDDDEEEEDDVDNKEESPPLSKKSRLAS; encoded by the exons ATGACAGACACTCGGCGGCGGGTGAAGGTGTACACCCTGAACGAGGATCGGCAATGGGACGACCGGGGTACCGGTCACGTTTCCTCTGGTTATGTGGAAAGACTAAAAGGCATGTCCTTGCTGGTACGGGCCGAGAGTGATG gCTCTCTTTTGCTGGAGTCGAAAATCAGCCCAAATACTGCATACCAGAAACAGCAG GATACATTAATAGTTTGGTCTGAAGCAGAAAACTATGACTTGGCACTTAGTTTTCAGGAGAAAGCAGGTTGTGATGAGATATGGGAAAAGATATGTCAG GTTCAGGGCAAAGATCCATCGGTGGATATCACCCAGGATCTAGTGGATGAGTCCGAGGAGGAGCGTTTTGATGACATGTCCTCTCCTGGACTTGAGTTGCCGCCTTGTGAACTGAACCGGCTGGAAGAAGTGGCTGAACTGGTGGCCTCCTCCTTGCCTTCCCCGCTGAGACGTGAGAAGCTAGCACTGGCTCTGGAAAATGAGGGCTACATAAAAAAACTCTTTGAACTATTTCATGTATGTGAGGACTTGGAAAACCTGGAAGGACTACACCACTTGTATGAAATCATAAAGGGAATTTTTCTCTTGAACCGAACTGCACTTTTTGAGGTCATGTTTTCAGAGGATTGTATAATGGATGTAATAGGGTGTTTAGAACACGACCCTTCTTTACCTCAGCCGCGGAAACACAGGGAGTTCCTGACAAAGACGGCCAAGTTTAAAGAAGTGATCCCAATCTCTGACCCTGAACTGAAGCAGAAAATTCACCAGACGTACAGAGTACAATACATTCAGGATATGGTCCTTCCCACCCCTTCAGTCTTTGAAGAAAATATGCTTTCAACTCTTCACTCATTCATCTTTTTTAATAAAGTGGAAATTGTCGGAATGCTGCAg GATGATGAGAAGTTCCTGACAGACCTTTTTGCACAGCTAACTGACGAAGCAACAGATGATGATAAAAGGCACGAATTG GTAAATTTTCTTAAGGAATTTTGTGCATTTTCTCAAACGTTACAACCTCAAAACAGAGACGCCTTCTTTAAAACATTGTCAAATATGGGCATATTACCAGCATTAGAAGTCATCCTG GGAATGGATGATGTTCATGTGCGTAGTGCTGCCACTGATATTTTCTCCTATTTGGTTGAGTACAACCCATCCATGGTACGGGAATTCGTAATGCAGGAGGCTCAGCAGAATGATGAT gatatTCTCCTTATTAATCTGATCATTGAACACATGATCTGCGACACGGATCCAGAGCTTGGGGGTGCAGTGCAGCTCATGGGCCTGCTTCGTACTTTAGTTGATCCAGAAAACATGTTGGCCACAGCCAAT aaaacagaaaagacagagtTTTTAAGTTTCTTCTATAAACACTGTATGCATGTTCTCACTGCCCCCTTGCTGGCAAACACAACAGAGGAGAAGCCCAGCAAAGGTGAGGCCACAACACATCATG ATGACTTCCAGACATCCCAGCTCTTGGCCTTAATACTGGAATTGCTCACTTTCTGTGTGGAGCATCACACCTACCATATCAAGAACTACATTATTAACAAAGATATCCTCAGAAGGGTGCTTGTGCTTATGGCCTCAAAGCATGCCTTCTTGGCTCTGT GTGCACTTCGATTCATGAGAAAAATTATTGGGTTAAAAGATGAATTCTACAATCGCTATATAATGAGGAACTTTTTGTTTGAACCTGTTGTGAAAGCTTTTCTAAACAATGGATCTCGGTACAACTTAATGAACTCTGCCATTATTGAAATGTTTGAATATGTAAGAGTG GAAGACGTGAAGTCCCTGACTGCTCATGTAATAGAAAATTACTGGAAAGCTCTTGAAGATGTAGAGTATGTACAAACATTTAAAGGACTGAAACTGCGTTATGAGCAGCAAAGGGAAAGGCAAGATAACCCCAAACTTGACAG catgCGTTCGATACTGAGGAACCACAGATACCGTCGAGATGCCCGCACGCTGGAAGATGAGGAGGAGATGTGGTTCAACACAGATGAAGATGACCTAGAAGATGGAGAGGCAGTCGTCCCTCCATCAGACAAAATGAAAAGTGACGAAGACCTCATGGATCCCATTAGCAAATTCATGGAAAGGAAAAAAT TGAAAGAAACAGAGGAAAAGGAAGTTCTCCAGAAAGCTAATCTAACAGGTCGGCAAAGTCCGAACTTCAAACTTTCCTTCTCCAGTGGAACCAAGACAAATCTCAACAGCCAATCATCAGCCAGTAATCACCCAGGGTCTCCTGGGTCACCAGGATCTCCAGGATCACCGGGGTCTGTAGCTAAAAGCACACCGCAATCGGCAGCTATGACTACCAAG GTGCTGTATCAGTGTGAAGAGCAGGTTGCAAAATctacagataaagaaaaaaatagcgtGAAAATGGAACATGATGTAAAAATTGATGTTCCGCTCGATAGGACTACTTCAAGTGTTATGCGTGAACAAAGCAGGAAA GGAGGTCTTGTGGGGCTTGTGGATTaccctgatgatgatgatgatgatgaagaggaggaaG
- the LOC121324206 gene encoding serine/threonine-protein phosphatase 4 regulatory subunit 3A-like isoform X3 — protein sequence MTDTRRRVKVYTLNEDRQWDDRGTGHVSSGYVERLKGMSLLVRAESDGSLLLESKISPNTAYQKQQDTLIVWSEAENYDLALSFQEKAGCDEIWEKICQVQGKDPSVDITQDLVDESEEERFDDMSSPGLELPPCELNRLEEVAELVASSLPSPLRREKLALALENEGYIKKLFELFHVCEDLENLEGLHHLYEIIKGIFLLNRTALFEVMFSEDCIMDVIGCLEHDPSLPQPRKHREFLTKTAKFKEVIPISDPELKQKIHQTYRVQYIQDMVLPTPSVFEENMLSTLHSFIFFNKVEIVGMLQDDEKFLTDLFAQLTDEATDDDKRHELVNFLKEFCAFSQTLQPQNRDAFFKTLSNMGILPALEVILGMDDVHVRSAATDIFSYLVEYNPSMVREFVMQEAQQNDDDILLINLIIEHMICDTDPELGGAVQLMGLLRTLVDPENMLATANKTEKTEFLSFFYKHCMHVLTAPLLANTTEEKPSKGEATTHHDDFQTSQLLALILELLTFCVEHHTYHIKNYIINKDILRRVLVLMASKHAFLALCALRFMRKIIGLKDEFYNRYIMRNFLFEPVVKAFLNNGSRYNLMNSAIIEMFEYVRVEDVKSLTAHVIENYWKALEDVEYVQTFKGLKLRYEQQRERQDNPKLDSMRSILRNHRYRRDARTLEDEEEMWFNTDEDDLEDGEAVVPPSDKMKSDEDLMDPISKFMERKKLKETEEKEVLQKANLTGRQSPNFKLSFSSGTKTNLNSQSSASNHPGSPGSPGSPGSPGSVAKSTPQSAAMTTKGGLVGLVDYPDDDDDDEEEEDDVDNKEESPPLSKKSRLAS from the exons ATGACAGACACTCGGCGGCGGGTGAAGGTGTACACCCTGAACGAGGATCGGCAATGGGACGACCGGGGTACCGGTCACGTTTCCTCTGGTTATGTGGAAAGACTAAAAGGCATGTCCTTGCTGGTACGGGCCGAGAGTGATG gCTCTCTTTTGCTGGAGTCGAAAATCAGCCCAAATACTGCATACCAGAAACAGCAG GATACATTAATAGTTTGGTCTGAAGCAGAAAACTATGACTTGGCACTTAGTTTTCAGGAGAAAGCAGGTTGTGATGAGATATGGGAAAAGATATGTCAG GTTCAGGGCAAAGATCCATCGGTGGATATCACCCAGGATCTAGTGGATGAGTCCGAGGAGGAGCGTTTTGATGACATGTCCTCTCCTGGACTTGAGTTGCCGCCTTGTGAACTGAACCGGCTGGAAGAAGTGGCTGAACTGGTGGCCTCCTCCTTGCCTTCCCCGCTGAGACGTGAGAAGCTAGCACTGGCTCTGGAAAATGAGGGCTACATAAAAAAACTCTTTGAACTATTTCATGTATGTGAGGACTTGGAAAACCTGGAAGGACTACACCACTTGTATGAAATCATAAAGGGAATTTTTCTCTTGAACCGAACTGCACTTTTTGAGGTCATGTTTTCAGAGGATTGTATAATGGATGTAATAGGGTGTTTAGAACACGACCCTTCTTTACCTCAGCCGCGGAAACACAGGGAGTTCCTGACAAAGACGGCCAAGTTTAAAGAAGTGATCCCAATCTCTGACCCTGAACTGAAGCAGAAAATTCACCAGACGTACAGAGTACAATACATTCAGGATATGGTCCTTCCCACCCCTTCAGTCTTTGAAGAAAATATGCTTTCAACTCTTCACTCATTCATCTTTTTTAATAAAGTGGAAATTGTCGGAATGCTGCAg GATGATGAGAAGTTCCTGACAGACCTTTTTGCACAGCTAACTGACGAAGCAACAGATGATGATAAAAGGCACGAATTG GTAAATTTTCTTAAGGAATTTTGTGCATTTTCTCAAACGTTACAACCTCAAAACAGAGACGCCTTCTTTAAAACATTGTCAAATATGGGCATATTACCAGCATTAGAAGTCATCCTG GGAATGGATGATGTTCATGTGCGTAGTGCTGCCACTGATATTTTCTCCTATTTGGTTGAGTACAACCCATCCATGGTACGGGAATTCGTAATGCAGGAGGCTCAGCAGAATGATGAT gatatTCTCCTTATTAATCTGATCATTGAACACATGATCTGCGACACGGATCCAGAGCTTGGGGGTGCAGTGCAGCTCATGGGCCTGCTTCGTACTTTAGTTGATCCAGAAAACATGTTGGCCACAGCCAAT aaaacagaaaagacagagtTTTTAAGTTTCTTCTATAAACACTGTATGCATGTTCTCACTGCCCCCTTGCTGGCAAACACAACAGAGGAGAAGCCCAGCAAAGGTGAGGCCACAACACATCATG ATGACTTCCAGACATCCCAGCTCTTGGCCTTAATACTGGAATTGCTCACTTTCTGTGTGGAGCATCACACCTACCATATCAAGAACTACATTATTAACAAAGATATCCTCAGAAGGGTGCTTGTGCTTATGGCCTCAAAGCATGCCTTCTTGGCTCTGT GTGCACTTCGATTCATGAGAAAAATTATTGGGTTAAAAGATGAATTCTACAATCGCTATATAATGAGGAACTTTTTGTTTGAACCTGTTGTGAAAGCTTTTCTAAACAATGGATCTCGGTACAACTTAATGAACTCTGCCATTATTGAAATGTTTGAATATGTAAGAGTG GAAGACGTGAAGTCCCTGACTGCTCATGTAATAGAAAATTACTGGAAAGCTCTTGAAGATGTAGAGTATGTACAAACATTTAAAGGACTGAAACTGCGTTATGAGCAGCAAAGGGAAAGGCAAGATAACCCCAAACTTGACAG catgCGTTCGATACTGAGGAACCACAGATACCGTCGAGATGCCCGCACGCTGGAAGATGAGGAGGAGATGTGGTTCAACACAGATGAAGATGACCTAGAAGATGGAGAGGCAGTCGTCCCTCCATCAGACAAAATGAAAAGTGACGAAGACCTCATGGATCCCATTAGCAAATTCATGGAAAGGAAAAAAT TGAAAGAAACAGAGGAAAAGGAAGTTCTCCAGAAAGCTAATCTAACAGGTCGGCAAAGTCCGAACTTCAAACTTTCCTTCTCCAGTGGAACCAAGACAAATCTCAACAGCCAATCATCAGCCAGTAATCACCCAGGGTCTCCTGGGTCACCAGGATCTCCAGGATCACCGGGGTCTGTAGCTAAAAGCACACCGCAATCGGCAGCTATGACTACCAAG GGAGGTCTTGTGGGGCTTGTGGATTaccctgatgatgatgatgatgatgaagaggaggaaG